A window of the Vicia villosa cultivar HV-30 ecotype Madison, WI unplaced genomic scaffold, Vvil1.0 ctg.001436F_1_1, whole genome shotgun sequence genome harbors these coding sequences:
- the LOC131635136 gene encoding FBD-associated F-box protein At4g10400-like, with the protein MASKRLKEVENDKLSTLPDPILCHILSFLPTRTSVANMSLVSRRWRHLWKHLDAFHFDDSDWNGEFRKTFKRFAFFVNAVLSLRKSRDIRKFHLSCTISDFYKFSGDCIDVWLDAALGPHLEELDLTIDNAYGSRLCLLPHSFFNCTNLVSLSLLGSIHMRIHSSVHFPSLKKLKIDPGIMELDTDIVQNKIDIMVPLVPFLSGCPVLQTIDTYFDCSFLTKVPVPPSSNRLKSSQRSFSWTCLEIDSDWLKPMGIGGIAKTTLGIIGNFQNVEEAYLDVFSLRQSDFVDPILSLLHHQNGDLHLLFRHSTSKWPLCNPVLNYPEFCNLNHLKFILPCFNNNLMLNVLVKCHVLQVLIIQCSKEEPPPFGSGEPKTTTVPTCLKSHLTYIHIEGYQGFEDELAFAEYVLNNGQILDTMLISFDTSMDLTNKYCSRKRLTDIPRSSVACQLKFDSNVSP; encoded by the exons ATGGCGTCGAAACGACTGAAAGAAGTAGAAAACGACAAGTTAAGCACTCTACCAGACCCTATTCTCTGCCACATACTCTCCTTTCTCCCAACGAGAACCTCCGTCGCGAATATGAGCCTCGTGTCTCGCAGGTGGCGCCACCTCTGGAAGCATCTCGACGCCTTCCACTTCGACGACTCCGACTGGAACGGCGAATTTCGGAAAACGTTCAAAAGGTTTGCATTTTTTGTAAATGCCGTGCTTTCCCTCCGTAAATCCCGCGACATTCGAAAATTCCATCTCAGTTGCACCATCTCGGATTTTTACAAGTTTTCCGGCGACTGCATTGACGTGTGGCTCGACGCTGCCCTCGGGCCCCACCTTGAAGAACTGGATCTCACAATTGACAACGCCTATGGATCACGACTCTGTCTCCTCCCTCATTCTTTCTTCAACTGTACCAATCTCGTTTCTCTCAG TCTACTTGGTTCAATCCATATGAGGATCCATTCTTCGGTTCATTTTCCGTCGTTGAAGAAGTTGAAAATCGACCCAGGCATTATGGAGCTTGATACAGACATTGTGCAAAACAAGATTGACATTATGGTTCCATTAGTTCCCTTTCTCTCTGGCTGCCCCGTGCTACAAACTATTGATACTTACTTTGATTGTTCATTCTTGACCAAAGTTCCAGTGCCACCTTCCTCCAATAGGTTGAAATCTTCCCAACGGAGTTTCTCTTGGACTTGCCTTGAAATAGATTCTGATTGGCTTAAACCAATGGGCATTGGTGGCATAGCCAAAACCACACTGGGTATCATTGGCAACTTTCAAAATGTGGAGGAAGCATATCTCGATGTTTTTTCTCTGCGCCAGAGTGATTTTGTTGACCCTATACTCTCCCTCCTCCACCATCAAAATGGTGATTTACATCTACTTTTCCGTCATTCCACATCAAAG TGGCCACTTTGCAACCCAGTTCTAAATTATCCAGAATTTTGCAATTTAAATCATTTGAAGTTCATTCTTCCTTGCTTCAACAATAATCTGATGCTCAACGTGCTTGTGAAATGTCATGTGCTTCAAGTTCTCATAATTCAATGTAGCAAG GAGGAACCACCACCTTTTGGATCAGGGGAGCCAAAGACAACAACGGTTCCAACATGTCTCAAATCCCACCTGACATATATTCACATAGAAGGATATCAAGGATTCGAAGATGAGCTAGCATTTGCTGAATATGTTTTGAATAACGGACAGATTTTGGACACAATGCTTATTTCATTTGATACTTCAATGGACCTCACAAACAAGTATTGTTCTCGCAAAAGATTAACCGATATACCAAGGAGCTCTGTCGCATGCCAACTTAAATTTGACTCAAATGTGTCACCTTAA
- the LOC131635135 gene encoding LRR receptor-like serine/threonine-protein kinase FLS2, whose protein sequence is MNHKLLKVVAMLIIIVLGDTVSTVETCSSNDMEALMSFKKGIQIDTSGRIAKWVGKNCCKWEGIVCENATFRVKEINLPGFISNDEGLFQTQMIGLISPSIVFLTSLEVIDLGGLIGLSGTIPLNIGNHLRNLQKLYLYGNNLTGSIPENIGELKNLQELALHENKLSGSIPLSIGSLKNLKRLLLYSNQLSGKIPNSLKNLKLLVELDVHNNRLTGGIPDKVGEMLSLQKLDLSNNLLIGKVPSSLTNLTAISVLYLDTNYLEGAISFPSRPGEMSCLAFLRLNNNHFAGNIPSNFGYLVSLQRVSLSNNRLEGTLPSNLGNLVSLTELYISENFLSGQIPKSIAKLSQLIMLNISRNLIEGPLPQEMSSLQNLQTLDLSFNRLNLSSIPKWIAKMPSLSRIYFACCRIKGRIPDFLQTTISPIQELDLSANFLSGSIPSWIGRLNQLYMLNLSRNTISSYIPNSFRNLHDLSVLDLHSNRLTGSISSIFDMEQSSFGGSLKFVDLSNNKLSRGIEEIGLRGQCDIQFLNLSHNLLKGKIPNGIGRMNSINSLDLSFNRLGFKLPEVLENLTSLEVLKLQENQLNGNIPNGFLKLIKLKELNLSNNLLEGEIPKGKPLIDFPESCYFGNKGLCGKPLSPCKP, encoded by the coding sequence ATGAATCATAAGCTTCTAAAGGTAGTTGCAATGTTGATAATCATAGTTCTTGGAGACACAGTTTCGACAGTGGAAACCTGCAGTTCCAATGACATGGAAGCTTTGATGAGTTTCAAGAAAGGAATTCAAATAGACACATCGGGCCGCATAGCAAAATGGGTTGGCAAGAATTGCTGCAAATGGGAAGGTATTGTATGTGAAAATGCAACCTTTAGAGTGAAAGAGATCAATCTACCAGGATTCATTTCCAATGATGAAGGATTATTTCAAACACAGATGATAGGGTTGATTTCTCCTTCAATAGTATTTCTCACATCACTTGAAGTTATTGATCTTGGTGGTTTAATTGGTCTTAGTGGAACAATTCCCCTCAACATTGGTAACCACTTAAGAAATCTCCAAAAGCTTTACCTCTATGGTAATAATTTAACTGGTTCAATACCAGAAAACATTGGAGAGTTGAAGAATCTTCAAGAACTTGCTCTTCATGAAAATAAGTTATCTGGGTCTATTCCTTTGAGCATTGGAAGTTTGAAGAATCTCAAAAGATTGTTGCTTTATTCAAATCAACTTTCAGGTAAAATACCCAACTCACTAAAAAATTTGAAACTTTTGGTAGAGTTGGACGTTCACAACAACAGGCTTACCGGTGGAATACCTGATAAAGTCGGTGAAATGCTTTCTCTTCAAAAGCTTGATCTCTCAAACAATTTGTTAATTGGGAAGGTACCATCTTCACTAACTAATTTAACTGCCATTTCAGTTTTGTATCTTGACACCAATTATCTCGAGGGAGCAATTTCGTTTCCCTCGAGACCGGGTGAAATGTCTTGTTTAGCCTTCTTAAGACTCAATAACAACCATTTTGCTGGAAATATACCTTCCAATTTTGGTTATCTAGTATCACTTCAAAGAGTTTCTTTATCAAACAACAGACTTGAAGGAACACTGCCATCTAATTTAGGAAATCTGGTATCATTGACTGAGTTGTATATCAGTGAGAATTTCTTATCTGGCCAAATACCAAAATCAATAGCCAAACTTTCTCAGCTCATAATGTTGAACATTTCTAGAAATTTGATTGAAGGACCATTACCTCAAGAGATGTCTTCTCTTCAAAATCTTCAAACACTCGATCTTTCTTTCAACCGTTTGAATCTCTCTTCAATCCCAAAATGGATAGCAAAAATGCCATCGCTTTCTCGCATATACTTTGCCTGCTGCAGAATCAAGGGCCGAATTCCAGATTTTTTACAAACAACCATCAGTCCAATTCAAGAACTCGACTTGTCGGCAAACTTTCTTAGTGGAAGCATTCCATCATGGATTGGAAGATTAAATCAACTCTACATGTTAAATCTTTCAAGAAACACTATTTCTTCATACATCCctaattcttttagaaacttGCATGATTTGTCAGTTCTTGATCTTCATTCGAATAGACTAACAGGCTCCATATCTTCAATTTTCGACATGGAACAGAGTTCTTTTGGAGGATCCTTAAAATTTGTGGATCTTTCTAATAACAAATTGTCAAGAGGAATAGAGGAAATTGGTTTAAGAGGGCAGTGTGATATTCAGTTTCTCAATTTGTCTCATAATCTTCTAAAAGGTAAGATACCAAATGGTATTGGGAGAATGAACTCTATAAATAGTTTGGATTTGAGCTTCAACAGGTTAGGATTCAAGTTACCTGAGGTGCTGGAAAATTTAACCTCATTAGAGGTATTGAAGCTGCAGGAAAATCAGTTGAATGGAAATATACCAAATGGATTTCTGAAGTTGATAAAGCTGAAGGAATTGAACTTGTCTAATAATCTTCTTGAAGGGGAAATTCCAAAGGGCAAGCCTTTGATTGATTTTCCAGAGAGTTGTTATTTTGGAAATAAAGGTTTATGTGGAAAACCTCTGTCTCCTTGTAAACCTTGA
- the LOC131635132 gene encoding FBD-associated F-box protein At4g10400-like gives MMAPNMLTCKRQKEVENHGGGIDRMSSIPDSVLCHILSFLPTKTSVATMTLVSRRWRHLWEHLQVFDFDEDSFDTVQESKRFKKFALFVNAVLAFRKSRDIRNFQLSCDVRSSNHRCDCADMWIRAAINPNLEQLSLSIVADYSFHKDVVLPRSLLNCTNLVSLCLVGGIRINLQHFELHFPSLKFLKLDADIVDSEIDLLSACPVLETLHHIYFVPEYWTIHPVPPSSQRLKFTGGNFSWTFLQVGKTTLGIIGNLQSMVEACIHFFPSQKCEFVDPILDCLLVDDPSEILLRHSTSKWSLRSRILNHPEFCYLLHLKFILPCFNTNLIVNVLDKCHMIQVFIIQCNKEEQPPLRTWDPESTTVPKCLKSHLSYIHIEGYQGFEDDLTFAEYILRNGLVLKTMLIFVDTSMDQTNKYYSVKRLTDIPRGSNMCQLKFDPTVSS, from the exons ATGATGGCGCCGAATATGTTAACCTGTAAACGACAGAAAGAAGTAGAAAACCACGGTGGAGGTATCGACCGGATGAGTAGTATACCGGACTCTGTATTATGCCACATCCTATCATTCCTTCCTACCAAAACATCCGTCGCTACCATGACTCTCGTGTCTCGTAGGTGGCGTCACTTATGGGAGCATTTGCAGGTTTTCGACTTTGATGAGGACTCCTTTGATACAGTCCAAGAGTCCAAAAGGTTCAAAAAATTTGCACTTTTCGTGAATGCTGTACTCGCCTTCCGCAAATCCCGCGACATTCGAAACTTTCAACTCAGTTGCGACGTTCGAAGTTCGAACCATCGCTGTGACTGCGCTGATATGTGGATCCGTGCTGCCATTAACCCCAACCTTGAACAACTGTCTCTCTCCATTGTCGCCGACTACAGTTTTCACAAGGACGTGGTCCTCCCTCGTTCGCTTTTGAATTGCACCAATCTTGTTTCCCTCTG TCTTGTTGGTGGTATCAGAATCAATCTTCAACATTTTGAGCTTCATTTTCCATCACTTAAGTTCCTCAAACTCGATGCAGATATTGTTGATTCCGAAATTGACTTGCTCTCTGCCTGCCCCGTCCTTGAAACTCTGCACCATATTTACTTTGTACCCGAATATTGGACCATACATCCTGTGCCACCCTCTTCTCAGAGGTTGAAATTTACCGGTGGAAATTTCTCTTGGACTTTCCTTCAAGTAGGCAAAACAACATTGGGCATCATTGGCAACTTGCAGAGTATGGTGGAAGCGTGCATTCACTTCTTTCCCTCACAAAAATGTGAATTTGTCGACCCTATTCTCGACTGCCTCCTAGTTGATGATCCGTCAGAGATACTGTTGCGTCATTCAACATCAAAG TGGTCACTTCGCTCTCGGATTCTAAACCATCCAGAATTTTGCTATTTACTTCATCTAAAGTTCATTCTTCCATGTTTCAACACAAATCTTATAGTCAATGTGCTTGACAAGTGTCATATGATTCAAGTTTTCATAATCCAGTGCAACAAG GAGGAACAACCACCTTTAAGGACATGGGACCCAGAGTCAACAACAGTTCCTAAGTGTCTCAAATCCCACCTGAGTTATATTCACATAGAAGGATATCAAGGATTTGAAGATGACTTGACATTTGCTGAATACATTTTGCGCAACGGACTTGTGTTGAAGACAATGCTTATTTTTGTTGATACTTCAATGGATCAAACAAATAAGTACTATTCTGTCAAAAGATTAACTGATATACCTAGGGGATCCAACATGTGTCAACTTAAATTTGACCCAACTGTATCTTCTTAA